TGGCTAGCCGCTTCGCGCTTCGCGTAATCGTCGTCGTGAAACTGCTGGATCAAGCCGGCGATTTGACGATTTTGCCCAGCGCCCGATGATTGCTCGAATGAAACCAACTTGATCCGCCGGTCGTAACCGGGCGCGACGGCGAGCCACTTCCCGTCGGGAGAAAACGCAACGCATCTCTCGCCATTAAGATATTTGAATTTGAACGTTTCATTTCCCGACGCGATGTCGATGACCGAGAGGGATCCGTTCCAATCGGGAATCGCCAGCAAGCGGCCATCGGGCGAGAATACGACCTGGAATGTGTCGGCGCGCCGATTGCCATCCGCTCCCGACATGTCGAACTTGCGCGGCTTCTCCGTAGGCCGTTGGAAGTTCCAGACATGGATACCATCCGGGGCGGCGCAGGCGGCCGCCAGCCACTTGCCGTCGGGGGAGAGGGCTGCGTTTACGGTCGGTCCGTTTGGGCCGGAGAATGTTTGAAGCGGATCGCCGCCGGTGGCCACATCCCACAGCTTCACTTGTGCGTCGGCGCCGGCGGTGGCCAGTTGCTTTCCATCGGGCGTGAATGCCACGCCATTGACGGTCTGTTGGTGCGCGTTGAACTCGCGGCGAACTTCACCGGTTTTCGGATCGAGCAGCTTTGCCATCGGCCCGACGCCGATCGCCAGCAAATCTCCCGCCGGTGAATAGGCGACGGAATGGATCACCGCCTTCTCGTGCAGCGCAATCCGCGGCTGCCTGGCGGCCAAATCCCACACGACCAACGTGTCGACGCCGCCGTATGCGACTGCAAGCGATTTGCCGTCATGCGAAAACGCCAGTCGGCGGGCAGGCGTGGGCTTTGGTTGTACGTTCGCCGCCGGCTGTTGAGCAGCAGCGCTTGCGCCGAAAACAGTGATTGCCAACGCGGAAATGAAAGCCATTCGATTCATCGCGACTTCGATTCGCCCGCTGGGGCGCTCGCTACGGACTCTTTTGATTCGGTAAATGTTCCAGGTCCCACACAAGCACGGTAGAATCAGCAATCGAAACCGCCATCAATTTGCTGGAGTGGGAGAACTCGACGGCATGCGGGCGAGACGGCAGATCGATTCGTGATACTTCTGAGAGATCAGGAACCTTTCGCAACTCGATTCGCGGGTAGTCGATCTCAGAAATTGCAACCAAGCTGCCGTCGGGCGAAAAAGTCATCGGGCCTGCGCCCGAGCCTGCCATATCCATCTTTACGATCACTTTCCCATCGGAAAGGCTTCGCAGCTCAACGGGATGATTTTTGGCAACCGTTGTGCCGCTCGTCTTTCCGTCCTTCGATACAAACGGCCGCACGCCCCAATTCGCCGAAAGCAAATAGTGGCTATCGGGCGATAATGCCATTTGACCGCTTGATCCTTTTTGATATTCGATTGCCGGTAGCTCTTCGCCGGTGCGGACTGAAAAACGCCGGGCGGTGTCTAATAGGAGAGTCAGCGTGCTCGCGTCGGCGGAAAAGCAAGCCGCGCTGAGCATGGGTCCCGAGCCCATGGGAGACGAGAATGGCGGGTTACCTAGCGAGTCGGGATCTGTATTCAATCCGGCGGGCTTTGTTTGAAATTCCCTCACAGCTTTGCCCGTGGAGACATCCCACAGATAGAGTCGCAAATCGTTGCCCCAGGAGGCAAACCGTTTGCTGTCGGGCGTGAACCTCACGGCGAGATGACCGCCAAGATGCCCGTTGCCCGGTAATCGAAAGATTTCACGGCTGGTGGCAGTCTCCCACAACCGAACCGTGTCGTCATAGCTGGAGGATGCGATGTATTTTCCATCTGGCGAGACATCCATTCCCCGAATTCCACTGTCGTAGGTGCCCTGATCGCGAATGTGCTGCATTA
The DNA window shown above is from Pirellulales bacterium and carries:
- a CDS encoding WD40 repeat domain-containing protein — protein: MNRMAFISALAITVFGASAAAQQPAANVQPKPTPARRLAFSHDGKSLAVAYGGVDTLVVWDLAARQPRIALHEKAVIHSVAYSPAGDLLAIGVGPMAKLLDPKTGEVRREFNAHQQTVNGVAFTPDGKQLATAGADAQVKLWDVATGGDPLQTFSGPNGPTVNAALSPDGKWLAAACAAPDGIHVWNFQRPTEKPRKFDMSGADGNRRADTFQVVFSPDGRLLAIPDWNGSLSVIDIASGNETFKFKYLNGERCVAFSPDGKWLAVAPGYDRRIKLVSFEQSSGAGQNRQIAGLIQQFHDDDYAKREAASQQLAALGPMVVEQLRANLNSPDAEVRVRCRRLMERILDLAFARQLIGHEAEATWVAFAPDGKLLASGDAQGIVKLWTIPEGKEVLSL